Sequence from the Nocardiopsis sp. YSL2 genome:
GATCGCCGCGGTCAGCTCCGCATCACGCGCGGCCCGCTCGGCACGTGCGGCCCCGCCCTTCTTCCAGGCGTAGAAGCCCGACCGGGACAGGCCAAGCACCGCGCACAGCTGCTTGACGCCGTAGGTTCCGGAGCGGTCGTCGACGAAACCGAAGCGGCTCACAGTTTCATCTCTCCGGCGGCATAGGCGGCTGCCTTGCGCAGGATCTCGCGTTCGGTGGTGAGCTCGGCGACCTGGGCGCGTAGCCGCTCGTTCTCCTGTTTCAGGCTCTCCGGGCGGCCGGGGAGGTGCTGGGGCGGGAGCGGGTGGGCGCGGTGGTGCCTGTTGAGCGTGCGTCGTCGTCTTTGCGGATCCAGTTGCGCAGGGTCTCGCGGTTGATGCCGAGTTCCTCGGCGATGTGAGCGATCGTCACGCCGGGACGGGACCGGTACAGGGCGATGGCGTCGGCCTTGAACTCGGGCGGGTAGACCTTCATGACCATGGGGTGGATTCCTCCTCGTGTTACCAGTGTCGGAGATGTCCACTACTCGGGGGGAACGTCCCTCTTCCTTCCCGGGACATCCTCCGTCGGCTACGGTGCTGCCCGCCCCGGGCCGGAAAGATCAACCGTGCCGTACTCGTCCTTCAACTCTGAGAGCGCGCGCTCTCAGTTGGACGAGTTCCAATGCCCCGACAGGTCCCGGTAGAGCGGGGAGCCTCGCAGCAGGGACTCATGCGTGCCGAACACCGTGTCCGCGCCGTCCAAGAGGAGGATCCTGTCGGCCCGCAGCGCCGACGACAGCCGGTGCGCGATGACGATCAGTGTCGTGCCCGGCCGATTCGCCAACGCCTCCTCCGCGTGTGCCTCTGCGTCCGGGTCCAGATGACAGGTCGACTCGTCCAGGATGAGCAGTGGTGCCGGGGACACGTACGCCCGGCCCAGGCATAGCGCCTGCCGCTCCCCCGCGGAGAGGGTCCCGGGGTCCACATCGGCCTCCAGGCCACCGAGGCGGTCCACCAGCGGCCCGAGGCGCAGCGCCTCCACCGCACGGGCGATGCGGTCGTCCCCGGCGCCGGGCTCCAACTGGGCGAGGTTCTCCCGGACCGATCCGGCGAAGACGTAGCCCTCTTGGGGGAGGAGAACCCGCATCCGGGCCAGATCCCGGGGGGAACGCCCGTTCACCGCCCAGCCCGCCAGCCGCACGTCGCCCTCGTCCGGGGCGTGGAGTCCGGACAGCGCGTGTGCCAGCGTCGACTTGCCGATCCCGCTCGGGCCGACGACCGCGATGTGCTCCCCGGTCTCGACCGAGAGTTCGAACCCCTCCACCAGGGGTCGCGTTCCCTCTCCGTAGGACACCCGTACCTCGCGGCACCACACCGCCGGTGCCGCCACTGGACCGGGGAGGGCACACGCCCCGTGGCCACCGGCCTCCGCGGCCGGTAGGTCTTCCTCGACTGCGCCGTCCCCCTCCCCGGGCACAAACCGGTCGAGGACCACCACGAGGCGGCTGCCCGCAGCGCCCACGGCGGTCATCATCGTCTGGAGCGCCGGCAGCAGGGACTGCACGAGGTAGGCCAGAGCGCCCATGAGCGCTCCTGTGGTGACTCCCTGGTCGCGCAGCCACGGTGTAGCGACGAGCAGCAGGATGACGGGGAGCTGCCCAGCCACGCCGAGTGCCAGGGTCCTCACGGCCGTCCACCGGGCCAGGGACCGCGTCGACGCCGCGGCCTCGTCGATCAGGGTCCTGGCCCCGCCGACCGCGGCGTCCGCAGTCCCGCAGGCCACCAGGTCGCGCAGCTCGCCCCGCAGGCTCCGCGCACGGTCGGTGAACGCCTCGTCGGCGTCGAGGAACCGCCTTTGCGCTGCCGCCATGGGAACGAGTGTGAGGAGGAAGAGCACCAGCCCGAGCAGCATGGGCGGTACGACGACCAGCAGCAGCTCGGGAGCAAGGGTGAGCATCCCCGCGAGCGCTCCCACCGCGGTGAACAGGAAGGACCGTACCGTCAGGACCAGTCCGGCGAAGCTGTCCCGTGCGATCTCCGTCTGCTGGGTGAGCCGTGAGACCGAGGCTCGCTCGGCCCCCGCTGCCCGTGCGGGATCGGCCACGGCTCGGCGCAGGGCCTGCTCGACCGCGCGCCTGACCAGCCCGTCCCGCAGCGGTTCCACCAGTCCGGCGAGCTGACCGAACACACCGCGCAGAGCGGGTCCGGCCAAGAAGATGGAGCCTGCGGCGACGGCCAGCCACACCAGGCCAGCGGTGGGCCGCCCCGCCATGAACCCCTGGTCCAGGGCGCGCGCCAGGCAGATCCCGACGAGGAACGTCTGCGCGGACTCCACGAGCGACCACGCGCCCAGGCGCAGCAGCGTACGCCTGTGACGCCACAGGAAG
This genomic interval carries:
- a CDS encoding ABC transporter ATP-binding protein, which produces MPHAWPFLWRHRRTLLRLGAWSLVESAQTFLVGICLARALDQGFMAGRPTAGLVWLAVAAGSIFLAGPALRGVFGQLAGLVEPLRDGLVRRAVEQALRRAVADPARAAGAERASVSRLTQQTEIARDSFAGLVLTVRSFLFTAVGALAGMLTLAPELLLVVVPPMLLGLVLFLLTLVPMAAAQRRFLDADEAFTDRARSLRGELRDLVACGTADAAVGGARTLIDEAAASTRSLARWTAVRTLALGVAGQLPVILLLVATPWLRDQGVTTGALMGALAYLVQSLLPALQTMMTAVGAAGSRLVVVLDRFVPGEGDGAVEEDLPAAEAGGHGACALPGPVAAPAVWCREVRVSYGEGTRPLVEGFELSVETGEHIAVVGPSGIGKSTLAHALSGLHAPDEGDVRLAGWAVNGRSPRDLARMRVLLPQEGYVFAGSVRENLAQLEPGAGDDRIARAVEALRLGPLVDRLGGLEADVDPGTLSAGERQALCLGRAYVSPAPLLILDESTCHLDPDAEAHAEEALANRPGTTLIVIAHRLSSALRADRILLLDGADTVFGTHESLLRGSPLYRDLSGHWNSSN